AAATCCTTGGAGCAATGAATGATCATGGCTTCTTGGGTGTGACGCCCATCGCCAGCAGCTTCATCAACGCCACCACGGCATAGCCACGGGGCGTTGCTCGTTCCTGCTCCCAGTTCTCAAGCGTGCGCTTGCTGATGCCCAGAAACTCCGC
The sequence above is a segment of the Prosthecobacter algae genome. Coding sequences within it:
- a CDS encoding helix-turn-helix transcriptional regulator, giving the protein MKLPKGVTPRKFARALQAWREKKAFSQRDAAEFLGISKRTLENWEQERATPRGYAVVALMKLLAMGVTPKKP